The proteins below are encoded in one region of Solidesulfovibrio sp.:
- a CDS encoding helix-turn-helix domain-containing protein: MAILSGKCIFPAMNAVGPYLTLTEAAKYCGYQPRRFRDLVREYSIPRRGPAGNRFSQSDLDAFMHVPVTFLVPGQKIERAPRIVT; the protein is encoded by the coding sequence ATGGCTATTTTAAGCGGTAAGTGTATATTTCCCGCCATGAACGCTGTCGGTCCATACCTCACCCTCACCGAGGCCGCAAAGTACTGCGGCTACCAGCCGAGGCGCTTTCGTGACCTCGTGCGGGAGTATTCCATTCCGAGAAGAGGGCCGGCCGGGAATCGATTTTCGCAGTCTGACCTCGACGCGTTCATGCATGTTCCCGTGACCTTTCTTGTCCCGGGGCAGAAAATAGAAAGAGCCCCCAGAATCGTGACATAG
- a CDS encoding BREX protein BrxB domain-containing protein yields MTDWKERLTGQLELALKQGDPRPYISAYHDMPYAIFRYPPEDEFLIRQEMGLLRTRLEQAGKRVTTISLAECMTAALEAEGLDTKALADAEKSVGLEATVETIHQVISEYCPLDDLVASRIPPDVTPLRDIVFIVRAGALFPIYRTSSLLEQLKGKVHVPAVLFYPGELDGAAGLRFMGVLDAEHNYRPKIF; encoded by the coding sequence ATGACGGACTGGAAGGAAAGGCTCACGGGCCAACTCGAGTTAGCCCTTAAACAAGGCGATCCGCGCCCGTACATCAGCGCGTACCACGATATGCCGTACGCCATCTTTCGCTACCCGCCCGAAGACGAGTTCCTAATCCGCCAAGAGATGGGGCTTCTCAGGACACGGCTCGAGCAGGCGGGCAAGCGTGTGACTACGATCTCCCTTGCGGAATGTATGACGGCGGCCCTCGAGGCTGAAGGTCTCGACACCAAAGCTCTCGCCGATGCCGAGAAGTCGGTTGGCCTGGAGGCTACGGTCGAGACAATCCACCAAGTGATCAGCGAGTACTGCCCTCTGGATGATTTGGTTGCCTCGCGAATCCCCCCGGATGTAACTCCTCTGCGTGACATAGTTTTCATCGTGCGGGCTGGTGCACTATTCCCAATCTACCGAACCTCTTCCCTGCTCGAGCAGCTCAAGGGGAAGGTGCATGTTCCAGCTGTACTTTTCTACCCGGGTGAGCTCGACGGTGCAGCAGGCCTCCGGTTCATGGGAGTCCTCGATGCCGAACACAACTATCGGCCAAAGATCTTTTGA
- a CDS encoding BrxE family protein: MMENVAQPIDFERLLKLRLIVGRYGEMDVARWWNTQGLLGGRGAVVIRRGFPTTYLFAQTRIVFAVARSRCHELFDPPGCITLWSLPAEVEDEFEEHWQGWLDEGEKWAPFFQQLTKVTGDDLLLVLKSFDLVTAAQLETASKLRRSAENRAVPLTGTHRPNDEILTLLAAGFFRSETGNPAIPYVRLEA; encoded by the coding sequence ATGATGGAGAACGTGGCACAGCCGATTGATTTCGAACGCCTCCTCAAGCTGCGTCTCATCGTAGGACGATATGGCGAAATGGATGTGGCTCGTTGGTGGAACACGCAGGGCCTACTTGGTGGTCGCGGTGCCGTGGTCATCCGGCGCGGCTTCCCCACTACCTACCTCTTCGCTCAGACGCGGATCGTGTTCGCGGTAGCACGTTCACGCTGTCACGAACTCTTCGACCCTCCAGGTTGCATTACACTTTGGAGCTTGCCGGCGGAGGTAGAGGATGAGTTCGAAGAACACTGGCAGGGATGGCTCGACGAAGGCGAGAAGTGGGCTCCATTCTTTCAGCAGCTCACAAAGGTCACAGGGGATGATCTGCTGCTGGTCCTCAAGAGCTTTGACCTCGTCACCGCAGCACAACTCGAAACTGCATCCAAACTTCGGCGCTCCGCTGAGAACCGAGCGGTTCCGCTTACTGGCACGCACCGGCCCAACGATGAGATCCTCACGCTTCTCGCAGCAGGCTTCTTCCGCAGTGAGACAGGCAATCCTGCAATCCCTTATGTGAGACTGGAAGCCTAG
- a CDS encoding BrxA family protein: MAETRSRVVSSFTIIKGSLINETLAILQDWDFSVSRLENLRRVREENSIGATSAHWARDVAWVLNRRFDPENRDRVLVDLARAGCDREIWKPLLLWHMTRDEFLLRDFLVNWLYPQFIKGTYRLHTNDVVLYLKELGKKNDIEWSGTWTEATTKRVASALLKIAVDFALLTGGQHKEYTSYHLPEQSLLYLLHAMVEGESNARKVIDSEDWHMFLMDSSDVERELLRLHQFRKLHYEVAGSLAQLTLPCGSVAEFAKELCS, encoded by the coding sequence ATGGCAGAAACACGTTCACGCGTCGTTTCCTCGTTCACGATCATCAAGGGCTCACTGATCAATGAGACTTTGGCAATATTGCAGGATTGGGATTTTTCGGTATCGCGCCTCGAGAACCTACGACGGGTCCGCGAGGAGAACAGCATCGGCGCGACGAGCGCGCACTGGGCACGCGACGTCGCCTGGGTGCTTAATCGTCGATTCGATCCTGAGAACCGCGACCGCGTGTTGGTTGATCTTGCACGTGCTGGCTGCGACCGCGAAATCTGGAAGCCACTGCTCCTGTGGCACATGACACGCGATGAGTTCCTGCTTCGCGACTTTTTGGTGAACTGGCTCTACCCACAGTTCATCAAAGGAACTTATCGCCTGCATACCAATGACGTCGTCCTGTATCTCAAAGAGTTAGGCAAGAAAAATGACATCGAGTGGTCGGGTACGTGGACAGAGGCAACCACGAAACGGGTAGCCTCTGCTTTGCTTAAGATAGCCGTTGACTTCGCCCTGCTGACCGGGGGTCAGCATAAAGAGTATACGTCGTATCACCTCCCCGAACAGAGCCTGCTTTATCTGTTACACGCGATGGTTGAGGGCGAGTCAAACGCGAGGAAGGTTATCGACTCGGAAGACTGGCACATGTTCCTAATGGACTCCTCGGACGTGGAACGCGAACTTCTTCGCCTGCACCAGTTCAGAAAGCTCCACTACGAGGTCGCCGGCAGCCTAGCACAGCTCACGCTGCCCTGTGGGTCAGTTGCCGAATTCGCAAAGGAGCTTTGCTCATGA
- a CDS encoding site-specific integrase, with protein sequence MIRERNGSWFVRWREQGKQVQRHFGSGPDAKRKAELFDLDKKMAKKQGRPADEPQSGERKGQVWFDDLCQQYLDHIRACGRSEKYIRELKNTMNVFFIPAFSKRPVAELTYNEDVVPFANSMRYRDTEKKVERSMATRNRYLDHLNSIFNHARHSGLITNNPLAGWKKTKEAPRDVRLTVQDFLKIKAAAAPHLAWALEVAFATGTRCGESELLALEWSQIDFERGEIKVYGRKTKTYRTIPLTPAFLARLREMKAVAVTDKIVEYKGRPMKKLRRSFDTACERAGITYPIRFYDVRHLFASVMLSKGADVAAVSKLLGHSTIKMTVDTYYHVLEGEKRRAVELLPGCV encoded by the coding sequence ATGATCAGAGAACGGAATGGAAGTTGGTTCGTGCGCTGGCGCGAACAGGGAAAACAGGTTCAACGGCACTTCGGCTCTGGACCTGATGCAAAGCGAAAAGCCGAACTATTTGATCTGGACAAGAAGATGGCCAAGAAGCAAGGCCGGCCAGCGGATGAACCGCAATCAGGCGAGAGAAAAGGGCAGGTTTGGTTCGACGACCTCTGCCAGCAATACCTGGATCACATCCGCGCCTGCGGCCGAAGCGAGAAATACATCCGGGAACTGAAGAATACGATGAACGTATTTTTCATTCCGGCTTTTTCGAAAAGGCCGGTGGCCGAGTTGACCTACAACGAGGACGTCGTCCCCTTCGCCAACTCAATGCGCTATCGTGACACAGAAAAGAAAGTCGAGCGGAGCATGGCGACCCGGAACCGCTACCTGGACCACCTGAACTCCATCTTCAACCATGCCCGCCACAGCGGCCTTATCACGAACAACCCGTTGGCTGGCTGGAAGAAAACGAAGGAAGCACCCAGGGACGTCCGGTTGACGGTTCAGGACTTCCTGAAAATCAAGGCTGCCGCCGCACCTCATTTGGCCTGGGCACTCGAAGTCGCTTTTGCCACCGGAACACGCTGCGGCGAGTCAGAGTTGCTCGCGTTGGAATGGTCGCAGATAGATTTTGAGCGCGGCGAAATAAAGGTTTATGGCCGCAAGACGAAGACCTACCGGACCATCCCTCTCACGCCTGCATTCCTGGCCCGCTTGAGAGAAATGAAGGCGGTGGCCGTTACGGATAAGATTGTTGAATACAAAGGGAGGCCCATGAAGAAATTGCGCCGTTCGTTCGATACTGCATGTGAAAGAGCTGGTATTACATATCCGATTCGATTTTATGACGTGCGCCACCTGTTTGCGTCGGTGATGTTGTCCAAGGGTGCAGATGTGGCCGCCGTCAGTAAGCTTCTTGGTCACTCGACGATTAAAATGACCGTTGATACTTATTACCATGTTCTTGAAGGTGAAAAACGCCGTGCGGTTGAGTTGCTTCCAGGTTGTGTTTAG
- the brxC gene encoding BREX system P-loop protein BrxC, with protein MIEKTINSLFANDIARRIEEVIKVDQADEQIIRDELAEYVVTDSIRGHFTEIFDHYWETPKKPHEGVGIWVSGFFGSGKSSFAKYLGLALENRQILGHGAAQMLSKRTADQKVQVLLTNIAEQIPTEAVIFDVSTDRGIRTGNQSITEIMYRLFLQSLGYARDLDLSELEITLEDAGRLDTFKQKYREVFDKDWDVEKGKIAIAVQQASRVMHELDPATYPTADSWRESALRRADISAGDLAKRGMELMSRRRPGKTLLFVVDEVGQFVARDVQKMLDLQAVVQNLGRIGRGKLWLVVTSQEKLTELVGGLDEKRVELARLMDRFPLQVHLEPSDISEVTSKRVLSKNADAEAMLRALFKEHRGRLTDNTRLTADIKLPELSTEAFVDLYPLLPYQIDLIIQVVSGLRTQGGASKHVGGANRTIIKLAQQLLIHPDVDLQGKPVGTLARIDQVYDLVAGNISSEVRGKIDDIGKKVEHSLAQAVAKSTCLLQYVRSIHRTAENIAATLHPMIDADSMLVDVKAALAALEKAHMVRLGDDGYRIPTPAEDDWERQRSSLSPKPGDVSRLHAEVITGLWQPQPSHNFLEIKVFRTGLFLGGREVVEGDIPAHLTLAEAGKDYTESVEEARKRSQTEAKAIFWVMALDEAIDRETVELFRSKEILSRKERGAQTKDETALVAEEKLRQRRHQDELRRLIKQALLTGTIFFRGNDRSPEDGAADIARSAGKVLAQALPEVFDRFEEAAARVGKKDLESLMTTENLRGLGAVFSDLGLVRDQGGNLVFNVESGPLAEVLARIENRTSYGEVASGRYLADEFVKEPFGWDFDVIRLLVVALLRAGKVEATSKGQMVESALSLDAKNTFPNNNLFRQASFRPKVNETDMKDWADAAQAFEAAFGKAMPDISNAGVAASTIRSEVASREVGVEDALGLLRENSLPGMDVLRSALDHMRSIRAGKEDNAILTFNTAHKEIKEAVKRSAELAQALTTPRLHDLGRARKTLETLWPFLEEEPDLDPSLRGHAEKLRDLMAKETFFRELPAIDEHTRNLETEYKKRHDSAVKARVASYEQAIVRVKVTPGWEQLNAEQQNRVLAPLASRADPKNGAAQSIPLLRADVHACPGLLNQAIEEVLRYVDGTRVVRVTASSYFSGGIETEDQLDQALDGLKEQCLELIGAGKKILVQ; from the coding sequence ATGATTGAAAAGACCATCAACAGCCTGTTCGCAAACGATATCGCCCGGCGTATCGAGGAAGTGATCAAGGTCGACCAGGCCGACGAGCAGATCATCCGCGATGAGCTAGCCGAGTACGTGGTGACTGACTCAATCCGCGGGCATTTCACCGAGATTTTCGATCATTATTGGGAAACTCCCAAGAAGCCACACGAGGGTGTGGGCATTTGGGTCTCGGGCTTCTTCGGTTCAGGCAAGTCGAGCTTCGCCAAGTACCTCGGGCTTGCACTTGAGAACCGGCAGATATTGGGTCATGGCGCGGCCCAAATGCTCAGCAAGCGCACGGCTGACCAGAAGGTGCAGGTTCTCCTCACCAACATAGCCGAGCAGATTCCGACGGAGGCAGTAATTTTCGACGTCTCGACGGACCGCGGAATCCGCACAGGCAACCAGAGCATTACTGAGATCATGTATAGGCTCTTCCTCCAGAGCCTCGGGTACGCCCGCGACCTCGATCTATCCGAGCTCGAAATCACTCTAGAGGATGCCGGTCGTCTCGACACCTTCAAGCAGAAGTACCGTGAAGTCTTCGACAAGGACTGGGACGTCGAGAAGGGCAAGATCGCGATCGCTGTGCAGCAGGCGAGCCGAGTGATGCACGAACTTGATCCTGCCACTTATCCGACGGCTGATAGCTGGCGAGAGTCCGCACTCAGGCGCGCTGACATCTCCGCTGGCGATCTAGCCAAGCGGGGTATGGAGCTCATGAGCCGTCGCCGCCCAGGCAAGACTTTGCTTTTCGTGGTCGACGAGGTTGGGCAGTTCGTCGCCCGCGACGTTCAGAAGATGCTTGATCTACAGGCGGTCGTGCAGAACCTTGGCCGCATCGGTCGAGGCAAGTTGTGGTTGGTCGTCACCTCGCAGGAGAAGCTCACTGAGCTGGTTGGAGGTCTTGACGAAAAGCGCGTCGAGCTCGCCCGCCTCATGGACCGGTTCCCCCTCCAGGTCCATCTCGAGCCATCAGATATTTCGGAGGTCACAAGCAAACGCGTCCTGTCGAAAAACGCTGATGCCGAGGCGATGCTGCGGGCGCTCTTCAAAGAGCACCGCGGGCGGCTGACCGATAACACGCGCCTGACGGCCGACATCAAGTTGCCCGAGCTATCAACCGAAGCCTTCGTCGACCTATACCCACTTCTGCCGTATCAAATCGACCTCATCATTCAGGTGGTCTCGGGTCTGCGCACCCAGGGCGGTGCAAGTAAACACGTGGGGGGAGCCAATCGAACCATCATCAAGCTTGCGCAACAGCTCCTCATCCATCCCGACGTCGACCTCCAGGGCAAGCCCGTGGGCACACTGGCGCGCATCGACCAAGTCTACGACCTCGTAGCCGGGAACATTAGCAGCGAAGTGCGCGGCAAGATTGACGACATTGGCAAGAAGGTCGAGCATTCGCTTGCGCAGGCAGTGGCCAAGTCCACCTGCCTCCTGCAGTATGTGCGTAGTATCCACAGGACGGCAGAAAACATCGCTGCGACTCTGCATCCAATGATTGACGCCGACTCAATGCTCGTCGACGTGAAGGCCGCTCTCGCCGCCCTGGAGAAGGCGCACATGGTGCGTCTGGGCGACGACGGCTACCGCATTCCCACACCCGCCGAAGACGATTGGGAGCGGCAGCGATCTAGCCTCTCCCCTAAGCCCGGAGACGTGAGCCGTCTGCACGCCGAAGTCATCACTGGGCTGTGGCAGCCGCAGCCCTCGCACAACTTCCTTGAAATCAAGGTCTTCAGGACGGGGCTGTTTCTGGGGGGGCGGGAAGTGGTAGAGGGCGACATTCCAGCCCACCTTACTCTGGCCGAGGCCGGCAAGGACTACACCGAAAGCGTCGAAGAGGCGCGCAAGCGCAGCCAGACTGAGGCCAAGGCCATCTTCTGGGTCATGGCACTCGATGAGGCCATCGACCGCGAGACGGTCGAGCTCTTCCGTTCCAAGGAAATACTCTCCCGCAAGGAACGGGGGGCGCAGACCAAGGACGAGACTGCGCTGGTGGCCGAAGAGAAGCTGCGCCAGAGGCGTCATCAAGATGAGCTACGCCGTCTGATCAAACAAGCGCTCCTCACAGGGACGATTTTTTTCCGCGGCAATGACCGAAGCCCAGAGGACGGTGCAGCCGACATCGCACGTAGCGCTGGCAAGGTGCTGGCACAGGCACTCCCCGAGGTCTTCGATCGCTTCGAGGAGGCCGCTGCCCGCGTAGGCAAGAAGGATCTCGAGTCATTAATGACTACAGAAAACCTCCGCGGTCTCGGCGCGGTCTTCTCTGACCTTGGATTAGTCCGGGATCAGGGCGGCAATCTAGTGTTCAACGTCGAGTCTGGCCCTCTCGCCGAGGTGCTGGCCCGCATCGAGAACCGAACGAGCTATGGAGAGGTTGCGAGTGGACGCTACTTGGCCGACGAGTTCGTCAAGGAGCCCTTCGGCTGGGACTTCGATGTTATCCGGCTCCTGGTTGTGGCCCTACTTCGTGCCGGAAAGGTAGAGGCCACGAGCAAGGGCCAAATGGTCGAGTCGGCTCTGTCGCTCGACGCAAAGAACACCTTCCCCAACAACAACCTATTCCGGCAGGCCTCGTTTCGCCCGAAGGTTAACGAGACTGACATGAAGGATTGGGCGGATGCTGCTCAGGCCTTCGAGGCTGCCTTTGGCAAGGCGATGCCCGACATCTCGAACGCCGGTGTCGCGGCGTCAACCATTCGCTCCGAGGTAGCGTCCCGAGAGGTTGGCGTTGAAGATGCCTTGGGGCTGCTACGCGAGAACAGCCTGCCCGGTATGGACGTACTGCGTAGCGCGCTTGATCATATGCGGTCGATCCGGGCCGGCAAGGAAGACAACGCTATTCTGACATTCAACACTGCCCATAAGGAGATAAAGGAAGCGGTGAAGCGGAGCGCCGAGCTCGCGCAGGCGCTGACCACGCCCAGGCTCCACGACCTTGGCAGAGCGAGGAAGACGCTCGAAACGCTTTGGCCGTTCTTGGAAGAGGAGCCCGACCTCGATCCTTCCCTCCGTGGACACGCCGAGAAACTCCGCGATCTAATGGCCAAGGAAACCTTCTTCCGTGAGCTTCCTGCGATCGACGAGCATACGCGGAACCTCGAAACCGAGTACAAGAAGCGGCACGACTCTGCCGTAAAAGCCCGCGTGGCGTCCTACGAGCAGGCGATTGTCAGGGTTAAGGTTACGCCAGGGTGGGAGCAGCTTAATGCGGAGCAGCAGAATCGCGTTTTGGCACCGCTCGCTTCGCGAGCGGATCCCAAGAATGGGGCTGCACAGTCGATCCCGCTGCTGCGGGCCGATGTCCATGCCTGCCCAGGGCTGCTGAATCAGGCGATTGAGGAAGTGCTCCGGTACGTCGATGGCACCCGCGTCGTGCGGGTGACGGCTTCGAGCTATTTCTCCGGAGGGATCGAAACCGAAGATCAGCTCGATCAGGCACTGGACGGACTCAAGGAGCAGTGTCTGGAGCTTATCGGCGCCGGCAAGAAGATCCTTGTGCAGTAG
- a CDS encoding helix-turn-helix domain-containing protein: MPEPWVSVDEVANHLGVAKDSVYRWIETKGLPAHRVGRLWKFKLSEIDEWVHTGGAGPDEQGSREGR; the protein is encoded by the coding sequence ATGCCTGAACCCTGGGTTTCCGTGGACGAAGTCGCCAACCACCTCGGCGTGGCCAAGGACTCCGTCTATCGATGGATCGAGACCAAAGGCCTGCCTGCTCACCGGGTTGGCCGGTTGTGGAAGTTTAAGCTCTCGGAGATAGACGAGTGGGTCCACACTGGTGGGGCCGGGCCAGATGAGCAGGGCTCAAGGGAGGGCCGATGA